GAACGCGGTCCCGGGTCCATTCCATGGAGGGCATCGGCGACGGCGGGACCGATCAGGATCGGAAGGAGCACCCAGATGGCTCGCAGACCCGAGACGCCAAGTCGCTCGGCGCGGCGTCCCGGGTGGTCGTTCGTCCGCGACGAGGCCACGGAGGAAACCAGTGAAGGAAATAAGCGTCGAGCCACCACCCCACGCTAGAGCCCGCTCCGGGGCCTGTTGCGGGCCCTCGGTAGGATCGTTTCGTGGACGGGCACAGCCAACGGATCAATGAACTTCGGACCCTCATCGCCCACCATGACGAGCGGTACCACGAGGCCGACGCTCCCGAGATCCCCGACGCCGACTTCGACGCCCTGGTGGTCGAGCTCCGAGCGTTGGAGGCCGAGCGCCCCGACCTGGTGACCGCCGATTCGCCGACCGCACGGGTAGGTGCAGCGGGCCGGTCCACGTTTGACGCGGTGGCTCACCGGGTCCCCATGCGGTCGCTGGACAACGCCTTCGACATCGACGAGTTACGGGCATGGTCCGAAAGAGTCGTCAAGCGACTGGCGGCCGATGGGTCCGCAATTGGGACGGCCGAGGAGGCCGTTGAGAATGCGAACGACCCCCCGGCGGTGACGTGGGTTTGCGAGCTGAAGTTCGACGGCCTGGCTGTGTCCATCCGCTACGAGGACGGTGTGCTGGTTCAGGCGGCGACCCGTGGCGACGGACGAGTGGGCGAGGACGTCACGGCCAACGTCCGCACCATTGCCGACGTCCCCGAAAGGCTGGCCGACGGGGCCCCGACGGTGGTTGAGGTCCGCGGCGAGGTCTACCTGGGTCTCTCTGCGTTCGCCGCTCTGAACGCGGCGCAGGAGGAGGCAGGAGACAAGACCTACGTCAACCCGCGAAACACAGCTGCCGGGTCGCTCCGCCAGAAGGACTCCGCCGTCACAGCGACCCGCGACCTCTCGTTCTGGGCGTACCAACTAGGTGAAGTGGTCGACGGTCCGGAGCCGGCCTCCCATCTAGAGACGCTGCGATGGCTGGCCGGACTGGGCCTGCCGGTCGACGGCCACGTGGCGTCATTCGACGACTTCGAAGACGTGGTGTCCCACGTGGGAGCCGTCGAGGCCGCTCGTCACGATCTGGACTTCGAGATCGACGGGGTGGTCGTCAAGGTGGACGACTTGGCGTTGCAGCGGTCTCTCGGGTTCACGGCTCGGGCGCCCCGCTGGGCCATTGCCTACAAGCTGCCTCCTGAGGAGCGCACCACCCGCCTGCTGGACATCGAGGTATCCATAGGTCCCGGAGGCCAGGCCACGCCATTCGCCCGCCTGGAGCCGGTGTTCGTGGGTGGTTCGACTGTCGCCGCGGCAACCCTCCATAACGCCGACCAGGTGGCCGTCAAGGACGTCCGTCCGGGCGACGTAGTGGTGGTCCGAAAGGCGGGCGACGTCATCCCCGAGGTACTCCGGCCCGTCCTGTCGGAGCGACCCGACGGACTGGCGCCGTGGACCTTTCCGACGGCGTGTCCAGCATGTGACGAACCGCTGGTCCGGCCCGATGGCGAGGCGGCCACGTTCTGTGGCAATCACGCCTGCCCCCGACAGGTCAGGGGGCGCATCGAACACTTCGTGTCACGGGGTGCCTTGGACATTGAGGGCTTCGGTGAGCAGCGGGTTGACCTGTTCGTGGGTGAGGGCCTGCTGAACGACGTGGCCGGCGTGTTTGCCCTGGACTACGACCGGATCGCCGGATGGGACGGCTTCGGCGAGACCTCGGTCGAGAACCTGAGGCGGGCCGTCGAGACCTCCCGGGAGCGTCCGCTGGGACGGCTGCTTTTCGGCCTCAGGATCCCCCACGTTGGGACCACGGTGGCTGATCTTTTGGCGGCGGCCTTCGGACATCTCGATCTGCTTCAGGCGGCCACCGTCGAGGACCTCGAAGCCGTCGAGGGGCTCGGCCCGATCATCGCGGCCAGCGTGCACGAATGGCTCCGACAACCCCGCAACGTCGACCTGCTAGGTCGACTGCGGTCCGCTGGCGTGAACCTCGAGGCGCCGACCACCGACCCAGGCGACGAGGTTGCCCAGGTACTCGACGGTATGGCCATCGTCGTGACCGGAACACTGGCCGGTCAGAGTCGGGACGAGGCGAAGGCGGCCATTGTCGCCCGGGGTGGCAAGTCGCCGGGCAGCGTGTCGGTCAAGACAACCGCCTTGGTTGCCGGTGAGGGCGGCGGATCGAAGCTGGTGAAGGCCGAGGAGCTCGGTGTCCCGGTTCTTGATGAGGCGGCGTTCAACCTGTTGCTGGCATCCGGTCAACTTCCCGGCTGACCCACTGACCACTTGGCCCATCCAGCGGTTGGTTGGACGATTGGCTGGGGCCCGCCCCCGGGTCAGCCGTCGACCCGGAAGCACCAGTCGATGGTGGCGGTGCGGTCGGTGTTGCGGACTGGCCAGTAACGCACCGTGGCGCATACCTCCTGAGAGGGGAGTCGCTCGAGGGCCAGGCCGGCGTCGGGTCGGAAGATCACCGAGTTCAACGCCTTCTCGACCCTCTGCTGGTCGAAGGGGATGGCGGTGCCACCGATGTGGACGATCTCACCCACCCAGCCGGCAGCGAGGATGGCCCCCACGTTGGCCTGAGGCAGGACGGTGTCCCCCCGTGCGGGCAGGAGTTCAGACACGGCCGGATTGGTCGACACCGATACGTCGCCGAGGTTTTCGCTGGGTAGCAGAGCGGCCAGCACCAGCACGCCCACGCCGAGGCCCATGAGCACGCTGATGACGAGGGCACGGCGTCGGGTCACGGGCGCAGGCTATCCATAGCGTTCGGACGGGTAGCCTCCGGGGGTGACCGACGGATTCACCGACGGGGCCCCCGCCGGCCCGTCCGGCGCCATGCCCGCGCCAGGCCGGATGCTGGGTGGTCGATATCGCCTGGGTGGTGTCATCGGCACCGGCGGCTCGGGCACCGTGTACCTCGCCGACGACTTGTCGCTGGGTCGCCAGGTGGCCGTCAAGGTGCTCCATTCCTCGCTGGTCGGAGACCAGGCGTTCGTCGAGCGGTTCCGGGCCGAAGCCCGTCTGGTGGCCTCGTTGGCCGACCCCCACGTGGTGGCCATCTACGACTGGGGGGTCGACGGGCAGGCCTACCTGGTGACCGAGTACCTGGGTGGTGGCAGCCTCCGCAGCATCCTGTCGTCGGGTCGCACGCTCACGCCGTCGCAGATGCTGATGGTGGCCCTCGAGGCCTGCCGGGCACTGGACCATGCGCACCGCCAGGGCATCATCCACCGGGATGTCAAGCCGGCCAACCTGCTCTTCGGACAAGACGCCCGCCTGCGTATTGCTGACTTCGGTCTGGCCGACGCCCTGACCGGCTCGGCCAGCCGGGAGTTGTTCGGCGGAGGCGGCGTGATCGGCACGGCACGGTACGCCTCGCCTGAGCAGGCCCAGGGCCATCCGTTGGACGGTCGTTCCGACGTCTACGCCCTCGCCCTCTGCATGGTCGAGGCGGTGACCGGCCACCTCCCCTTCGTGGCTGACACCATCGCCGACACGCTGGTAGCCCGCGTCGGGCAGAACGTCCCCATTCCCGAGGCCCTCGGACCGCTGGTGCCGGTGGTCGCTAGTGCCGGGACCGCTGATGTGGAGAACCGCCCGTCGGCCCGTGAACTGGGCCGTCTACTACTCGACGTGGCTGGGCGGATGTCCCGACCCGAGCCACTGCCCCTCGTGGGTCCCGGCGAGGTCGGCGCCGCCCCGATGCCCGGCGAGGCCGAACACGGCGCACCGTCGGTGTTCACCGATCCCGGCCCGGCCACCCAGGCCCATTCCCCTATCCAGGCCCATTCGCCGGTCCACGGACAGACACCTGCCCGGGCGGCGTCCCCGGTCCGGCCTCGCCGCCGCCGCTGGCGGGGGGCCCTGCTGGTCGCCACCCTCCTAGTCGGTGCGGTGGTGGGCGGCAGTGTGCTGTTGTCGGCCGGGCGCACGACCACCCGTGCCGTTCCGGCGCTGGTGAACACCTCGGGTGACAGCGCACGGTCGTTGCTCATCGAACTGGGCTGGCTGGTCGAGGAGCGTTACGACCGTCGGGACGACACCCTCGAGGGTCAGGTGTTGTCCATGCAGCCGGCCAGCGGTGCCCGACTGGAGGCCGGCGAGACAGTGGTACTGGTGGTTTCGCTCGGGCCGGCTCGGATGCCGGTGCCCGACGACCTGGTCGGCGTAAGCCTCGAGGAGGCGGGGCGTCGTCTCGACGATGCCGGCCTGACGTTGGGCACGGTGTCGACCCAGAAGGACGAAGCCATGGCGGCCGGTCTGGTCATCTCGGTTACCACCATCGACGAGACGGTGCCCCAGGGTTCTGCGATCGACCTGGTGGTGTCCGGTGGCCCGTTGCCCCGGTTGGTGCCCGAGGGCTTGGTGGGCCTGATGCCAGCCGACGCGGTGGCCGAACTGATCGCTCTGCGTCTGGCCCCCACCATGGGCGAGGAGTACGACGAGTGGGTGGCCGCCGGACGGGTGGCGCGTGTCGAACCGGTCGGAGGAACCCGGGTCGAGGTCGACGACGACGTCCGCGTGGTGGTCTCGCTCGGCGCCGAGCCCCGAGCCGTGCCGTCCATGGAGGGCCTGTCACTGGCTGCAGCCGAGAGTCGCCTGGCCGCCTCGGGCTTCCGCAGCGTGGTCGTCGAGGGGCTACCCGACGGAGACGATGTGGATCGTGCGTTGCAGGTCGTGGTGTCCCAGACGCCGTCGGCCGGCCGGCGCGAGATGCCGAGCACCACGGTGACACTCGTGGTCAGTCCCGCCTGAGTCGTATCGTTCTTCCGGCCTTTCATCTCGCCGTCCAATCGCCCCCGACGAGGCTCCTCCTATGACCGAACGCATCTCCAGAAGTGACGTGGCCCACGTGGCCAACCTGGCCCACCTGTCGCTGACCGATGACGAACTCGAGGCCTTTACCGGCCAGTTGGCCGACGTGCTGGACCACGCGGCCGACCTCGAGGCTCTGGACCTGGACGACGTGGAGCCGATGATTCATCCGCTCCCGCTGCGAAACGTGCTGCGCCCCGACGTGGTTGGTGCGACCAGCGACCGGTCCGAAGTGCTGGCCTGTGCGCCGTCGGTGGAGGACGAGCAGTTCCGCGTCCCGCCGGTGCTGGGTGAGGCCCCGTGAGTAGACCCATGGAGACCACGGCACAGAACCTGGCCGCCGACGTCCGCTCGGGCACCCGGTCGGCCAGAGCGGTGCTCGAGGAGCACTTGGTGGTCATCGAGTCCCGGGAGGACGAGGTGCACGCCTTCAACCTGGTGCTGGCCGACGAGGCCCGCGCGTCGGCCGACGCCGTTGATGCCCTTGTGGCCAACGGGGAGGACCCGGGCCCATTGGCCGGCGTCCCGGTGGCGTTGAAGGACAACTTGTGCACCCGCGGGGTGCCCACCACCTGCTCGTCGCGGATCCTCGAGGGATGGCGACCGCCCTACGACGCCACGGTGGTCGAACGCCTCGTTGCGGCCGGTGCGGTGGTGGTCGGCAAGACCAACCTCGACGAGTTCGCCATGGGGAGCTCAACGGAGAACTCGGCGTTCGGGGCGACCCACAATCCGTTGGATCTGACGAAGGTCCCCGGCGGGTCGTCTGGTGGATCGGCCGCCGCGGTGGCCGCCGGATTCACACCTCTGGCCCTCGGCAGCGACACCGGCGGGTCGATCCGCCAGCCCGCAGCGCTGTGTGGCGTGGTCGGTGTCAAGCCAACGTACGGGATGGTGTCCCGCTATGGGCTCGTGGCCTTCGCCTCCAGCCTTGACCAGATCGGCCCGTTCTCCCGCACGGTGGCCGACTCGGCGCTCGTGCTGGAGGTCATCGGCGGCCACGACCGTCGCGATTCCACGTCCATCCACGAACCCGCACCCGACCTGCGTTCGGTGCTGGACCGCGGTGTCGAGGGCCTGCGCATCGGCATCATCGAAGAACTCTCGGGAGACGGTCTCGAGGGCATTGCCGCCGATGTCCGGGCCCGCCTGCACGAGGCGGCCGCCGCGTTGGAGGCGGCCGGGGCCACGGTGGCCACCACCTCGGTTCCGTCGACGGTGTACGGCCTGTCGGCGTACTACGTCGTGGCACCCGCCGAGGCTTCATCGAACCTGGCCCGATACGACGGCGTGCGGTTCGGCCTCCGGGTTGACGCCGCCACCTCAGGAGACATGCACGCCGCTACCCGCACCGCCGGATTCGGCGACGAGGTGAAGCGTCGGATCATGCTTGGCACCTACGCCCTGTCGGCCGGGTACTACGACGCCTACTACGGCAAGTCGCAGAAGGTCCGAACGCTGCTCGCGGACGACTTCACCCGGGCCTACGAGGAGTTCGACCTGCTGCTCAGCCCGACGGCGCCCACCACGGCCTTCCCGATCGGCGAGAAGACGGCTGATCCCATGACCATGTACCTCAACGACGTGTGCACCATCCCGTCGAACCTGGCCGGACATCCCTCGATGTCGGTGCCCTTCGGCGTCGGCGACGACGGCATGCCGATAGGCGTGCAGGTGCTGGCACCGGCAACCGGCGAGCCGACCATGTTCCGGGCCGCAGCGGTCCTTGAGGCCTCCGCCCCTCCGGGGCACCCGGACGTGGGTGGAGCCGTGACCGGGCCGACCGGTGGAGCGACCGCATGAGCGACGACGCAGCCACTGAGATCGTCCCCGGGTGGGAGACGGTGATCGGCCTGGAGGTCCACGCTGAACTGGCAACGGCCACCAAACTGTTCTGCGATGCCCCAAACCAGTTCGGCGGCGAGCCCAACACCAACATCGATCCGGTGTCGCTGGGCCTGCCGGGCTCGCTACCCGTGCTCAACGAGCAGGCGGTGGAACTGGCCATTCGGGTCGGCCTGGCTTTGCACTGTCGTGTGCAGCGTTCGGTGTTTGCCCGAAAGAACTACTTCTACCCGGACATGCCGAAGGATTTCCAGATTTCCCAGTTCGATCTGCCCATCAACGAGGAGGGCTGGCTGGAGTTGGCCGATGGCC
Above is a genomic segment from Acidimicrobiales bacterium containing:
- the gatA gene encoding Asp-tRNA(Asn)/Glu-tRNA(Gln) amidotransferase subunit GatA; its protein translation is MSRPMETTAQNLAADVRSGTRSARAVLEEHLVVIESREDEVHAFNLVLADEARASADAVDALVANGEDPGPLAGVPVALKDNLCTRGVPTTCSSRILEGWRPPYDATVVERLVAAGAVVVGKTNLDEFAMGSSTENSAFGATHNPLDLTKVPGGSSGGSAAAVAAGFTPLALGSDTGGSIRQPAALCGVVGVKPTYGMVSRYGLVAFASSLDQIGPFSRTVADSALVLEVIGGHDRRDSTSIHEPAPDLRSVLDRGVEGLRIGIIEELSGDGLEGIAADVRARLHEAAAALEAAGATVATTSVPSTVYGLSAYYVVAPAEASSNLARYDGVRFGLRVDAATSGDMHAATRTAGFGDEVKRRIMLGTYALSAGYYDAYYGKSQKVRTLLADDFTRAYEEFDLLLSPTAPTTAFPIGEKTADPMTMYLNDVCTIPSNLAGHPSMSVPFGVGDDGMPIGVQVLAPATGEPTMFRAAAVLEASAPPGHPDVGGAVTGPTGGATA
- the ligA gene encoding NAD-dependent DNA ligase LigA, whose product is MDGHSQRINELRTLIAHHDERYHEADAPEIPDADFDALVVELRALEAERPDLVTADSPTARVGAAGRSTFDAVAHRVPMRSLDNAFDIDELRAWSERVVKRLAADGSAIGTAEEAVENANDPPAVTWVCELKFDGLAVSIRYEDGVLVQAATRGDGRVGEDVTANVRTIADVPERLADGAPTVVEVRGEVYLGLSAFAALNAAQEEAGDKTYVNPRNTAAGSLRQKDSAVTATRDLSFWAYQLGEVVDGPEPASHLETLRWLAGLGLPVDGHVASFDDFEDVVSHVGAVEAARHDLDFEIDGVVVKVDDLALQRSLGFTARAPRWAIAYKLPPEERTTRLLDIEVSIGPGGQATPFARLEPVFVGGSTVAAATLHNADQVAVKDVRPGDVVVVRKAGDVIPEVLRPVLSERPDGLAPWTFPTACPACDEPLVRPDGEAATFCGNHACPRQVRGRIEHFVSRGALDIEGFGEQRVDLFVGEGLLNDVAGVFALDYDRIAGWDGFGETSVENLRRAVETSRERPLGRLLFGLRIPHVGTTVADLLAAAFGHLDLLQAATVEDLEAVEGLGPIIAASVHEWLRQPRNVDLLGRLRSAGVNLEAPTTDPGDEVAQVLDGMAIVVTGTLAGQSRDEAKAAIVARGGKSPGSVSVKTTALVAGEGGGSKLVKAEELGVPVLDEAAFNLLLASGQLPG
- the gatC gene encoding Asp-tRNA(Asn)/Glu-tRNA(Gln) amidotransferase subunit GatC; amino-acid sequence: MTERISRSDVAHVANLAHLSLTDDELEAFTGQLADVLDHAADLEALDLDDVEPMIHPLPLRNVLRPDVVGATSDRSEVLACAPSVEDEQFRVPPVLGEAP
- a CDS encoding PASTA domain-containing protein; translated protein: MTDGFTDGAPAGPSGAMPAPGRMLGGRYRLGGVIGTGGSGTVYLADDLSLGRQVAVKVLHSSLVGDQAFVERFRAEARLVASLADPHVVAIYDWGVDGQAYLVTEYLGGGSLRSILSSGRTLTPSQMLMVALEACRALDHAHRQGIIHRDVKPANLLFGQDARLRIADFGLADALTGSASRELFGGGGVIGTARYASPEQAQGHPLDGRSDVYALALCMVEAVTGHLPFVADTIADTLVARVGQNVPIPEALGPLVPVVASAGTADVENRPSARELGRLLLDVAGRMSRPEPLPLVGPGEVGAAPMPGEAEHGAPSVFTDPGPATQAHSPIQAHSPVHGQTPARAASPVRPRRRRWRGALLVATLLVGAVVGGSVLLSAGRTTTRAVPALVNTSGDSARSLLIELGWLVEERYDRRDDTLEGQVLSMQPASGARLEAGETVVLVVSLGPARMPVPDDLVGVSLEEAGRRLDDAGLTLGTVSTQKDEAMAAGLVISVTTIDETVPQGSAIDLVVSGGPLPRLVPEGLVGLMPADAVAELIALRLAPTMGEEYDEWVAAGRVARVEPVGGTRVEVDDDVRVVVSLGAEPRAVPSMEGLSLAAAESRLAASGFRSVVVEGLPDGDDVDRALQVVVSQTPSAGRREMPSTTVTLVVSPA